One window from the genome of Mauremys mutica isolate MM-2020 ecotype Southern chromosome 4, ASM2049712v1, whole genome shotgun sequence encodes:
- the MTHFD1 gene encoding C-1-tetrahydrofolate synthase, cytoplasmic isoform X3: MKERVPGFRPGLAILQVGDRDDSNIYISMKLKAAAEIGINANHIKLPNTATEAEVLRCITVLNEDPAVHGFIVQLPLDTDKPINTDKVTNAVAPEKDVDGLTSINAGKLSRGDLRDCFIPCTPKGCMELIRQTGIQIAGKKAVVVGRSKIVGAPMHDLLLWSHATVTTCHTKTAALAEEVSKADILVVAAGKPEMVKGEWIKPGAVVIDCGINYIPDSTKPSGKTVVGDVAYSAVKERASYITPVPGGVGPMTVAMLMQSTVESAQRFLEQFQPGKWSIQYNQLSLRTPVPSDIEVSRSCVPKRIGHLAREVGLLSEEVELYGQTKAKVLLSTLKRLKDQPDGKYVVVTGITPTPLGEGKSTTTIGLAQALGAHLNLNVFACVRQPSQGPTFGIKGGAAGGGYSQVIPMEEFNLHLTGDIHAITAANNLVAAAIDARMFHEQTQSDQALFTRLVPLINGVRKFSDIQIRRLQKLGIEKTDPGTLTDEERKKFVRLDIDPATITWQRVMDTNDRFLRKITIGQSPTEKGFTRTAQFDITVASEIMAVLALTDGLGDMRRRLGKMVVASSKNGEPVTTDDLGVTGALAVLMKDAVKPNLMQTLEGTPVFVHAGPFANIAHGNSSVLADKIALKLVGQEGFVVTEAGFGADIGMEKFFNIKCRYSGLRPHVVVLVATVRALKMHGGGPTVTAGVPLPKEYIEENLQLLKIGCSNLGKQIQNARTFGTPVVVAVNAFKSDTEAELQLVIQLAKEAGAYDAVKCTHWAEGGEGAVALAQAVQRASQEPSNFKFLYNVELPVVEKIRIIAQQIYGAEDIELSPEAEQKVVVYTKQGFGNLPICMAKTHLSLSHDPEKKGVPTGFILPIRDIRASVGAGFLYPLVGTMSTMPGLPTRPCFYDIDLDPVSEQVNGLF; encoded by the exons ATTGGGATCAATGCCAATCACATTAAGCTGCCAAACACTGCAACAGAAGCTGAG GTGCTGAGGTGCATCACTGTTTTGAATGAAGACCCTGCAGTTCATGGATTTATAGTACAATTGCCTCTAGATACAGATAAACCCATCAATACAGACAAAGTGACGAATGCTGTTGCACCTGAAAAGGATGTAGATGG GTTAACTAGCATCAATGCTGGGAAACTGTCCAGAGGTGACCTTAGAGACTGCTTCATCCCCTGTACACCCAAAGGATGCATGGAGCTTATCAGACAGACAG GCATCCAAATTGCAGGTAAAAAAGCAGTGGTGGTTGGACGCAGTAAGATAGTCGGTGCTCCAATGCATGACCTTCTACTGTGGAGCCATGCAACTGTAACCACTTGCCACACAAAAACGGCAGCATTGGCTGAGGAG GTTAGTAAAGCTGATATCCTGGTGGTTGCGGCTGGTAAACCTGAGATGGTAAAAGGGGAATGGATTAAACCCGGTGCTGTAGTAATAGACTGTGGAATCAACTATATACCAG ACAGTACAAAGCCCAGTGGGAAAACAGTAGTAGGAGATGTGGCTTACAGTGCAGTGAAGGAAAGAGCTTCATACATCACCCCCGTCCCTGGCGGTGTGGGACCTATGACCGTGGCCATGCTAATGCAG AGCACAGTCGAGAGCGCACAACGTTTTCTAGAGCAGTTCCAACCTGGGAAATGGAGCATCCAGTACAACCAGCTCAGCTTACGGACTCCTGTGCCAAG TGACATTGAGGTATCTCGATCTTGCGTACCCAAGCGCATTGGTCATCTCGCTAGAGAAGTTGGCTTGCTCTCTGAAGAGGTGGAGCTCTACGGTCAGACCAAAGCCAAAGTCCTGCTGTCAACTCTCAAACGCCTGAAGGACCAGCCAGATGGCAAATATGTCGTCGTAACAGG CATAACACCTACGCCCCTAGGAGAAGGGAAAAGCACAACTACGATAGGCCTGGCTCAGGCCTTAGGAGCACATCTCAACCTGAATGTGTTTGCCTGTGTCCGACAGCCTTCTCAGGGACCAACCTTTGGCATAAAAG GTGGAGCTGCAGGTGGTGGATATTCGCAGGTTATCCCCATGGAGGAG TTTAACCTCCACCTGACAGGTGACATCCACGCCATCACGGCAGCCAATAATCTAGTAGCTGCAGCTATTGATGCTCGTATGTTCCACGAGCAAACTCAGTCTGATCAG GCTCTTTTTACCCGCTTGGTGCCTTTGATCAATGGTGTTAGGAAGTTCTCTGATATTCAGATCCGAAGACTGCAG aaATTGGGTATTGAGAAAACTGACCCTGGGACATTGACGgatgaagagagaaaaaaatttgTGAGATTGGATATTGATCCAGCCACCATAACATGGCAAAGAG tgatggacaCAAATGACAGGTTCCTGCGGAAGATCACTATCGGACAGTCTCCGACAGAGAAAGGCTTCACGCGAACG GCCCAGTTTGACATCACGGTGGCAAGTGAAATTATGGCAGTGTTGGCACTCACTGATGGACTAGGGGATATGAGAAGACGATTGGGCAAAATGGTGGTAGCCTCTAGCAAGAATGGAGAGCCAGTGACTACAGATGATCTT GGAGTGACTGGTGCACTGGCTGTCTTAATGAAAGATGCAGTTAAGCCAAACCTCATGCAGACATTAGAG ggGACTCCAGTGTTCGTTCATGCTGGACCTTTTGCCAACATCGCACATGGCAACTCATCCGTCCTGGCAGATAAAATTGCACTGAAGCTCGTGGGTCAGGAAGGCTTTGTTG TAACAGAAGCAGGTTTCGGAGCAGACATTGGCATGGAAAAGTTTTTCAACATTAAGTGCCGGTATTCTGGCCTCCGGCCCCACGTGGTTGTGTTGGTTGCCACTGTCAGAGCTCTGAAAATGCATGGAGGAGGACCCACT GTCACTGCTGGGGTACCCTTGCCAAAGGAATACATTGAAGAG AATCTTCAGCTCTTGAAAATAGGTTGCAGTAACTTAGGCAAACAAATCCAGAATGCCCGGACCTTTGGCACTCCCGTAGTCGTGGCTGTCAATGCTTTCAA ATCTGATACAGAGGCTGAGCTGCAACTGGTCATTCAACTAGCAAAAGAAGCTGGGGCGTATGATGCGGTGAAGTGCACTCACTGGgcagaggggggggaaggagctgtTGCTCTGGCTCAGGCCGTTCAGAGAGCCTCACAGGAACCGAGTAACTTCAAGTTTCTCTACAATGTGGAG CTCCCGGTTGTAGAGAAGATCAGAATTATTGCACAGCAGATTTATGGGGCAGAGGACATTGAGCTATCACCAGAGGCAGAGCAGAAAGTTGTAGTGTACACTAAGCAG GGATTTGGAAATCTGCCAATCTGCATGGCTAAAACTCACTTGTCGTTGTCTCATGACCCAGAGAAGAAAGGCGTGCCTACAGGCTTTATCTTGCCTATCCGAGACATCAGGGCCAGTGTAGGTGCTGGATTCTTGTATCCATTGGTAGGAACG
- the MTHFD1 gene encoding C-1-tetrahydrofolate synthase, cytoplasmic isoform X2, producing MAPAQVLCGKAASAQIRERLKTQVAQMKERVPGFRPGLAILQVGDRDDSNIYISMKLKAAAEIGINANHIKLPNTATEAEVLRCITVLNEDPAVHGFIVQLPLDTDKPINTDKVTNAVAPEKDVDGLTSINAGKLSRGDLRDCFIPCTPKGCMELIRQTGIQIAGKKAVVVGRSKIVGAPMHDLLLWSHATVTTCHTKTAALAEEVSKADILVVAAGKPEMVKGEWIKPGAVVIDCGINYIPDSTKPSGKTVVGDVAYSAVKERASYITPVPGGVGPMTVAMLMQSTVESAQRFLEQFQPGKWSIQYNQLSLRTPVPSDIEVSRSCVPKRIGHLAREVGLLSEEVELYGQTKAKVLLSTLKRLKDQPDGKYVVVTGITPTPLGEGKSTTTIGLAQALGAHLNLNVFACVRQPSQGPTFGIKGGAAGGGYSQVIPMEEFNLHLTGDIHAITAANNLVAAAIDARMFHEQTQSDQALFTRLVPLINGVRKFSDIQIRRLQKLGIEKTDPGTLTDEERKKFVRLDIDPATITWQRVMDTNDRFLRKITIGQSPTEKGFTRTAQFDITVASEIMAVLALTDGLGDMRRRLGKMVVASSKNGEPVTTDDLGVTGALAVLMKDAVKPNLMQTLEGTPVFVHAGPFANIAHGNSSVLADKIALKLVGQEGFVVTEAGFGADIGMEKFFNIKCRYSGLRPHVVVLVATVRALKMHGGGPTVTAGVPLPKEYIEENLQLLKIGCSNLGKQIQNARTFGTPVVVAVNAFKSDTEAELQLVIQLAKEAGAYDAVKCTHWAEGGEGAVALAQAVQRASQEPSNFKFLYNVELPVVEKIRIIAQQIYGAEDIELSPEAEQKVVVYTKQGFGNLPICMAKTHLSLSHDPEKKGVPTGFILPIRDIRASVGAGFLYPLVGTMSTMPGLPTRPCFYDIDLDPVSEQVNGLF from the exons ATTGGGATCAATGCCAATCACATTAAGCTGCCAAACACTGCAACAGAAGCTGAG GTGCTGAGGTGCATCACTGTTTTGAATGAAGACCCTGCAGTTCATGGATTTATAGTACAATTGCCTCTAGATACAGATAAACCCATCAATACAGACAAAGTGACGAATGCTGTTGCACCTGAAAAGGATGTAGATGG GTTAACTAGCATCAATGCTGGGAAACTGTCCAGAGGTGACCTTAGAGACTGCTTCATCCCCTGTACACCCAAAGGATGCATGGAGCTTATCAGACAGACAG GCATCCAAATTGCAGGTAAAAAAGCAGTGGTGGTTGGACGCAGTAAGATAGTCGGTGCTCCAATGCATGACCTTCTACTGTGGAGCCATGCAACTGTAACCACTTGCCACACAAAAACGGCAGCATTGGCTGAGGAG GTTAGTAAAGCTGATATCCTGGTGGTTGCGGCTGGTAAACCTGAGATGGTAAAAGGGGAATGGATTAAACCCGGTGCTGTAGTAATAGACTGTGGAATCAACTATATACCAG ACAGTACAAAGCCCAGTGGGAAAACAGTAGTAGGAGATGTGGCTTACAGTGCAGTGAAGGAAAGAGCTTCATACATCACCCCCGTCCCTGGCGGTGTGGGACCTATGACCGTGGCCATGCTAATGCAG AGCACAGTCGAGAGCGCACAACGTTTTCTAGAGCAGTTCCAACCTGGGAAATGGAGCATCCAGTACAACCAGCTCAGCTTACGGACTCCTGTGCCAAG TGACATTGAGGTATCTCGATCTTGCGTACCCAAGCGCATTGGTCATCTCGCTAGAGAAGTTGGCTTGCTCTCTGAAGAGGTGGAGCTCTACGGTCAGACCAAAGCCAAAGTCCTGCTGTCAACTCTCAAACGCCTGAAGGACCAGCCAGATGGCAAATATGTCGTCGTAACAGG CATAACACCTACGCCCCTAGGAGAAGGGAAAAGCACAACTACGATAGGCCTGGCTCAGGCCTTAGGAGCACATCTCAACCTGAATGTGTTTGCCTGTGTCCGACAGCCTTCTCAGGGACCAACCTTTGGCATAAAAG GTGGAGCTGCAGGTGGTGGATATTCGCAGGTTATCCCCATGGAGGAG TTTAACCTCCACCTGACAGGTGACATCCACGCCATCACGGCAGCCAATAATCTAGTAGCTGCAGCTATTGATGCTCGTATGTTCCACGAGCAAACTCAGTCTGATCAG GCTCTTTTTACCCGCTTGGTGCCTTTGATCAATGGTGTTAGGAAGTTCTCTGATATTCAGATCCGAAGACTGCAG aaATTGGGTATTGAGAAAACTGACCCTGGGACATTGACGgatgaagagagaaaaaaatttgTGAGATTGGATATTGATCCAGCCACCATAACATGGCAAAGAG tgatggacaCAAATGACAGGTTCCTGCGGAAGATCACTATCGGACAGTCTCCGACAGAGAAAGGCTTCACGCGAACG GCCCAGTTTGACATCACGGTGGCAAGTGAAATTATGGCAGTGTTGGCACTCACTGATGGACTAGGGGATATGAGAAGACGATTGGGCAAAATGGTGGTAGCCTCTAGCAAGAATGGAGAGCCAGTGACTACAGATGATCTT GGAGTGACTGGTGCACTGGCTGTCTTAATGAAAGATGCAGTTAAGCCAAACCTCATGCAGACATTAGAG ggGACTCCAGTGTTCGTTCATGCTGGACCTTTTGCCAACATCGCACATGGCAACTCATCCGTCCTGGCAGATAAAATTGCACTGAAGCTCGTGGGTCAGGAAGGCTTTGTTG TAACAGAAGCAGGTTTCGGAGCAGACATTGGCATGGAAAAGTTTTTCAACATTAAGTGCCGGTATTCTGGCCTCCGGCCCCACGTGGTTGTGTTGGTTGCCACTGTCAGAGCTCTGAAAATGCATGGAGGAGGACCCACT GTCACTGCTGGGGTACCCTTGCCAAAGGAATACATTGAAGAG AATCTTCAGCTCTTGAAAATAGGTTGCAGTAACTTAGGCAAACAAATCCAGAATGCCCGGACCTTTGGCACTCCCGTAGTCGTGGCTGTCAATGCTTTCAA ATCTGATACAGAGGCTGAGCTGCAACTGGTCATTCAACTAGCAAAAGAAGCTGGGGCGTATGATGCGGTGAAGTGCACTCACTGGgcagaggggggggaaggagctgtTGCTCTGGCTCAGGCCGTTCAGAGAGCCTCACAGGAACCGAGTAACTTCAAGTTTCTCTACAATGTGGAG CTCCCGGTTGTAGAGAAGATCAGAATTATTGCACAGCAGATTTATGGGGCAGAGGACATTGAGCTATCACCAGAGGCAGAGCAGAAAGTTGTAGTGTACACTAAGCAG GGATTTGGAAATCTGCCAATCTGCATGGCTAAAACTCACTTGTCGTTGTCTCATGACCCAGAGAAGAAAGGCGTGCCTACAGGCTTTATCTTGCCTATCCGAGACATCAGGGCCAGTGTAGGTGCTGGATTCTTGTATCCATTGGTAGGAACG
- the MTHFD1 gene encoding C-1-tetrahydrofolate synthase, cytoplasmic isoform X4 yields the protein MELIRQTGIQIAGKKAVVVGRSKIVGAPMHDLLLWSHATVTTCHTKTAALAEEVSKADILVVAAGKPEMVKGEWIKPGAVVIDCGINYIPDSTKPSGKTVVGDVAYSAVKERASYITPVPGGVGPMTVAMLMQSTVESAQRFLEQFQPGKWSIQYNQLSLRTPVPSDIEVSRSCVPKRIGHLAREVGLLSEEVELYGQTKAKVLLSTLKRLKDQPDGKYVVVTGITPTPLGEGKSTTTIGLAQALGAHLNLNVFACVRQPSQGPTFGIKGGAAGGGYSQVIPMEEFNLHLTGDIHAITAANNLVAAAIDARMFHEQTQSDQALFTRLVPLINGVRKFSDIQIRRLQKLGIEKTDPGTLTDEERKKFVRLDIDPATITWQRVMDTNDRFLRKITIGQSPTEKGFTRTAQFDITVASEIMAVLALTDGLGDMRRRLGKMVVASSKNGEPVTTDDLGVTGALAVLMKDAVKPNLMQTLEGTPVFVHAGPFANIAHGNSSVLADKIALKLVGQEGFVVTEAGFGADIGMEKFFNIKCRYSGLRPHVVVLVATVRALKMHGGGPTVTAGVPLPKEYIEENLQLLKIGCSNLGKQIQNARTFGTPVVVAVNAFKSDTEAELQLVIQLAKEAGAYDAVKCTHWAEGGEGAVALAQAVQRASQEPSNFKFLYNVELPVVEKIRIIAQQIYGAEDIELSPEAEQKVVVYTKQGFGNLPICMAKTHLSLSHDPEKKGVPTGFILPIRDIRASVGAGFLYPLVGTMSTMPGLPTRPCFYDIDLDPVSEQVNGLF from the exons ATGGAGCTTATCAGACAGACAG GCATCCAAATTGCAGGTAAAAAAGCAGTGGTGGTTGGACGCAGTAAGATAGTCGGTGCTCCAATGCATGACCTTCTACTGTGGAGCCATGCAACTGTAACCACTTGCCACACAAAAACGGCAGCATTGGCTGAGGAG GTTAGTAAAGCTGATATCCTGGTGGTTGCGGCTGGTAAACCTGAGATGGTAAAAGGGGAATGGATTAAACCCGGTGCTGTAGTAATAGACTGTGGAATCAACTATATACCAG ACAGTACAAAGCCCAGTGGGAAAACAGTAGTAGGAGATGTGGCTTACAGTGCAGTGAAGGAAAGAGCTTCATACATCACCCCCGTCCCTGGCGGTGTGGGACCTATGACCGTGGCCATGCTAATGCAG AGCACAGTCGAGAGCGCACAACGTTTTCTAGAGCAGTTCCAACCTGGGAAATGGAGCATCCAGTACAACCAGCTCAGCTTACGGACTCCTGTGCCAAG TGACATTGAGGTATCTCGATCTTGCGTACCCAAGCGCATTGGTCATCTCGCTAGAGAAGTTGGCTTGCTCTCTGAAGAGGTGGAGCTCTACGGTCAGACCAAAGCCAAAGTCCTGCTGTCAACTCTCAAACGCCTGAAGGACCAGCCAGATGGCAAATATGTCGTCGTAACAGG CATAACACCTACGCCCCTAGGAGAAGGGAAAAGCACAACTACGATAGGCCTGGCTCAGGCCTTAGGAGCACATCTCAACCTGAATGTGTTTGCCTGTGTCCGACAGCCTTCTCAGGGACCAACCTTTGGCATAAAAG GTGGAGCTGCAGGTGGTGGATATTCGCAGGTTATCCCCATGGAGGAG TTTAACCTCCACCTGACAGGTGACATCCACGCCATCACGGCAGCCAATAATCTAGTAGCTGCAGCTATTGATGCTCGTATGTTCCACGAGCAAACTCAGTCTGATCAG GCTCTTTTTACCCGCTTGGTGCCTTTGATCAATGGTGTTAGGAAGTTCTCTGATATTCAGATCCGAAGACTGCAG aaATTGGGTATTGAGAAAACTGACCCTGGGACATTGACGgatgaagagagaaaaaaatttgTGAGATTGGATATTGATCCAGCCACCATAACATGGCAAAGAG tgatggacaCAAATGACAGGTTCCTGCGGAAGATCACTATCGGACAGTCTCCGACAGAGAAAGGCTTCACGCGAACG GCCCAGTTTGACATCACGGTGGCAAGTGAAATTATGGCAGTGTTGGCACTCACTGATGGACTAGGGGATATGAGAAGACGATTGGGCAAAATGGTGGTAGCCTCTAGCAAGAATGGAGAGCCAGTGACTACAGATGATCTT GGAGTGACTGGTGCACTGGCTGTCTTAATGAAAGATGCAGTTAAGCCAAACCTCATGCAGACATTAGAG ggGACTCCAGTGTTCGTTCATGCTGGACCTTTTGCCAACATCGCACATGGCAACTCATCCGTCCTGGCAGATAAAATTGCACTGAAGCTCGTGGGTCAGGAAGGCTTTGTTG TAACAGAAGCAGGTTTCGGAGCAGACATTGGCATGGAAAAGTTTTTCAACATTAAGTGCCGGTATTCTGGCCTCCGGCCCCACGTGGTTGTGTTGGTTGCCACTGTCAGAGCTCTGAAAATGCATGGAGGAGGACCCACT GTCACTGCTGGGGTACCCTTGCCAAAGGAATACATTGAAGAG AATCTTCAGCTCTTGAAAATAGGTTGCAGTAACTTAGGCAAACAAATCCAGAATGCCCGGACCTTTGGCACTCCCGTAGTCGTGGCTGTCAATGCTTTCAA ATCTGATACAGAGGCTGAGCTGCAACTGGTCATTCAACTAGCAAAAGAAGCTGGGGCGTATGATGCGGTGAAGTGCACTCACTGGgcagaggggggggaaggagctgtTGCTCTGGCTCAGGCCGTTCAGAGAGCCTCACAGGAACCGAGTAACTTCAAGTTTCTCTACAATGTGGAG CTCCCGGTTGTAGAGAAGATCAGAATTATTGCACAGCAGATTTATGGGGCAGAGGACATTGAGCTATCACCAGAGGCAGAGCAGAAAGTTGTAGTGTACACTAAGCAG GGATTTGGAAATCTGCCAATCTGCATGGCTAAAACTCACTTGTCGTTGTCTCATGACCCAGAGAAGAAAGGCGTGCCTACAGGCTTTATCTTGCCTATCCGAGACATCAGGGCCAGTGTAGGTGCTGGATTCTTGTATCCATTGGTAGGAACG